A part of Syngnathus acus chromosome 20, fSynAcu1.2, whole genome shotgun sequence genomic DNA contains:
- the LOC119139491 gene encoding amyloid beta A4 precursor protein-binding family B member 1-interacting protein isoform X1: protein MDDIDAMFSEMLGEMDLLTQSLGQEAVPTHPSPPKPEQEVNPSMDFTDLNGGGYYMRNVCCDFQPVSLNELEDVDLDALMADLVADLNATEEKLAAQVGPLKEPQPEPPPPPIARPPSSSLSTSSDSSATSSSSTASILPPPPPQSSKPSMEEIEAQIKADKIKLALEKLKEAKVKKLVVKVRMNDGSSKTLMVDERQNVREVLDNLFEKTYCDCNVDWSLCETNAELQLERTFEDHENLVEPLLSWIRDSENQILFQESPDKYEVFKNPQKFYLWKKDKKTLKDMKDKDKEILIKENFCGTSIMVPDLEGVVHLKEDGKKSWKPRLFQLRASGIYYVPKGKTKSSRDLVCFVQFDNVNVYYGKDFRAKYKAPSDFCFVLKHPQIQKDSEYIKYLCCDDAWTMNLWVTGIRIAKYGSNLYENFKTAEKRVAIGSTWASCSVTSSQNKFESQVANGHANNIPPAPPPPPLGGNLPPPPPTLGGTLPPPPPQLGGALPPPPPPLGGALPPAPPPPPAPNLSFPCPPPPPPPPPLQAKSSPKPFHQMRRLPTNFPPPPPAEDDLPPPPPPPVDDSPPDFLPPPPPASNFGSLPPPPPPVKTLPHPPPNWKTLPPPPPSLKTTNLPPPPSDPGFLPPPLTGAPPPPPPPPLITASAAPQKSQMRPSGSVKKMPPPPPKRTTPSLPGGGGGGDGGGGGDFMSELMRAMHKKRDPIN from the exons ATGGACGACATTGATGCCATGTTCAGCGAAATGCTGGGTGAGATGGACCTCCTGACACAG AGTCTGGGACAAGAAGCTGTGCCGACCCACCCATCTCCACCCAAACCTGAGCAGGAAGTCAACCCCTCCATGGACTTCACGGACCTCAATG GTGGTGGATATTATATGCGAAACGTCTGCTGTGACTTCCAACCAGTGTCCCTGAATGAGCTGGAGGACGTTGATTTGGATGCCCTGATGGCCGACCTGGTGGCCGACCTCAACGCCACAGAGGAGAAGTTGGCAGCCCAGGTTGGGCCTCTGAAGGAGCCTCAGCCTGAGCCTCCGCCGCCCCCGatcgcccgcccgccctccTCCAGCCTGTCGACCTCCAGCGACTCGtccgccacctcctcctcatccaccGCCTCCATATTGCCGCCTCCACCCCCGCAATCGAGCAAACCTTCGATG GAGGAGATTGAGGCCCAGATCAAGGCTGACAAAATCAAGCTGGCTCTGGAGAAGCTCAAAGAAGCTAAAGTCAAAAAG CTAGTGGTGAAGGTGCGCATGAACGACGGCAGCTCCAAAACCTTGATGGTGGATGAGAGGCAGAACGTGAGAGAAGTGTTGGACAACCTCTTTGAGAAGACATACTGCGACTGCAACGTGGACTGGAGCCTGTGCGAGACCAACGCAGAACTGCAGCTCG AAAGGACTTTTGAAGACCATGAAAACCTGGTTGAGCCTCTACTGTCCTGGATCAGGGACAGCGAGAACCAGATCCTCTTTCAGGAGAGCCCAGACAAGTACGAAGTCTTCAAAAACCCTCAG AAATTCTACTTGTGGAAGAAGGACAAGAAGACTTTGAAAGACAtgaaggacaaagacaaggaGATCTTGATCAAG GAGAACTTCTGTGGGACATCCATCATGGTGCCTGACCTGGAGGGCGTGGTGCACCTCAAAGAGGACGGCAAGAAGTCATGGAAGCCCCGCCTCTTCCAGCTCAGAGCCTCCGGGATTTATTACGTGCCCAAAGGCAAGACCAAG TCGTCTCGTGACCTGGTGTGCTTCGTGCAGTTTGACAACGTCAACGTTTACTATGGAAAAGATTTCAGAGCCAAATACAAAGCGCCCAGTGACTTTTGCTTTGTGCTCAAA caTCCTCAGATCCAGAAGGACTCTGAGTACATCAAGTACTTGTGCTGCGACGACGCCTGGACCATGAACCTGTGGGTCACCGGAATACGCATTGCAAAG TACGGCTCCAATTTGTATGAGAACTTCAAAACGGCCGAGAAGAGGGTGGCCATCGGTTCCACATGGGCCAGCTGCAGTGTTACGTCAAGCCAAA ACAAATTCGAAAGCCAGGTCGCTAACGGACACGCAAACAACATCCCACCCGCACCGCCTCCTCCCCCACTAGGCGGAAACCTCCCCCCACCGCCTCCCACACTTGGGGGAACTCTCCCCCCACCACCTCCCCAATTAGGTGGAGCCcttcccccaccacctccaccactAGGAGGAGCACTCCCCCCTGCGCCTCCCCCTCCACCAGCTCCGAACCTCAGCTTCccttgtcctcctcctcctcctcctcctcctcctctccaagCCAAATCTTCCCCCAAACCTTTCCACCAAATGCGACGTCTACCGACCAACTTCCCGCCGCCTCCCCCTGCCGAAGATGAccttccccctccccctccaccacCCGTCGATGACTCCCCGCCGGACTTTCtcccgccgcctcctccggcATCCAATTTTGGCTCGCTACCACCTCCTCCGCCACCCGTGAAGACCCTACCACATCCCCCGCCTAACTGGAAGACTCTaccgccgcctcctccgaGTTTGAAGACCACGAACCTGCCGCCACCACCTTCTGATCCAGGATTTTTACCACCTCCGCTCACCGGGGCGCCACCTCCGCCTCCACCACCGCCTCTTATAACGGCCTCCGCCGCCCCCCAAAAATCGCAGATGAGGCCTTCCGGGTCGGTGAAGAAGATGCCACCGCCTCCGCCTAAGAGGACTACACCTTCTCTTCCTGGgggtggaggtggaggagatGGAGGTGGTGGAGGTGACTTCATGTCCGAACTTATGCGGGCCATGCACAAGAAGCGTGACCCCATTAATTAA
- the LOC119139491 gene encoding amyloid beta A4 precursor protein-binding family B member 1-interacting protein isoform X2 translates to MDDIDAMFSEMLGEMDLLTQSLGQEAVPTHPSPPKPEQEVNPSMDFTDLNVSLNELEDVDLDALMADLVADLNATEEKLAAQVGPLKEPQPEPPPPPIARPPSSSLSTSSDSSATSSSSTASILPPPPPQSSKPSMEEIEAQIKADKIKLALEKLKEAKVKKLVVKVRMNDGSSKTLMVDERQNVREVLDNLFEKTYCDCNVDWSLCETNAELQLERTFEDHENLVEPLLSWIRDSENQILFQESPDKYEVFKNPQKFYLWKKDKKTLKDMKDKDKEILIKENFCGTSIMVPDLEGVVHLKEDGKKSWKPRLFQLRASGIYYVPKGKTKSSRDLVCFVQFDNVNVYYGKDFRAKYKAPSDFCFVLKHPQIQKDSEYIKYLCCDDAWTMNLWVTGIRIAKYGSNLYENFKTAEKRVAIGSTWASCSVTSSQNKFESQVANGHANNIPPAPPPPPLGGNLPPPPPTLGGTLPPPPPQLGGALPPPPPPLGGALPPAPPPPPAPNLSFPCPPPPPPPPPLQAKSSPKPFHQMRRLPTNFPPPPPAEDDLPPPPPPPVDDSPPDFLPPPPPASNFGSLPPPPPPVKTLPHPPPNWKTLPPPPPSLKTTNLPPPPSDPGFLPPPLTGAPPPPPPPPLITASAAPQKSQMRPSGSVKKMPPPPPKRTTPSLPGGGGGGDGGGGGDFMSELMRAMHKKRDPIN, encoded by the exons ATGGACGACATTGATGCCATGTTCAGCGAAATGCTGGGTGAGATGGACCTCCTGACACAG AGTCTGGGACAAGAAGCTGTGCCGACCCACCCATCTCCACCCAAACCTGAGCAGGAAGTCAACCCCTCCATGGACTTCACGGACCTCAATG TGTCCCTGAATGAGCTGGAGGACGTTGATTTGGATGCCCTGATGGCCGACCTGGTGGCCGACCTCAACGCCACAGAGGAGAAGTTGGCAGCCCAGGTTGGGCCTCTGAAGGAGCCTCAGCCTGAGCCTCCGCCGCCCCCGatcgcccgcccgccctccTCCAGCCTGTCGACCTCCAGCGACTCGtccgccacctcctcctcatccaccGCCTCCATATTGCCGCCTCCACCCCCGCAATCGAGCAAACCTTCGATG GAGGAGATTGAGGCCCAGATCAAGGCTGACAAAATCAAGCTGGCTCTGGAGAAGCTCAAAGAAGCTAAAGTCAAAAAG CTAGTGGTGAAGGTGCGCATGAACGACGGCAGCTCCAAAACCTTGATGGTGGATGAGAGGCAGAACGTGAGAGAAGTGTTGGACAACCTCTTTGAGAAGACATACTGCGACTGCAACGTGGACTGGAGCCTGTGCGAGACCAACGCAGAACTGCAGCTCG AAAGGACTTTTGAAGACCATGAAAACCTGGTTGAGCCTCTACTGTCCTGGATCAGGGACAGCGAGAACCAGATCCTCTTTCAGGAGAGCCCAGACAAGTACGAAGTCTTCAAAAACCCTCAG AAATTCTACTTGTGGAAGAAGGACAAGAAGACTTTGAAAGACAtgaaggacaaagacaaggaGATCTTGATCAAG GAGAACTTCTGTGGGACATCCATCATGGTGCCTGACCTGGAGGGCGTGGTGCACCTCAAAGAGGACGGCAAGAAGTCATGGAAGCCCCGCCTCTTCCAGCTCAGAGCCTCCGGGATTTATTACGTGCCCAAAGGCAAGACCAAG TCGTCTCGTGACCTGGTGTGCTTCGTGCAGTTTGACAACGTCAACGTTTACTATGGAAAAGATTTCAGAGCCAAATACAAAGCGCCCAGTGACTTTTGCTTTGTGCTCAAA caTCCTCAGATCCAGAAGGACTCTGAGTACATCAAGTACTTGTGCTGCGACGACGCCTGGACCATGAACCTGTGGGTCACCGGAATACGCATTGCAAAG TACGGCTCCAATTTGTATGAGAACTTCAAAACGGCCGAGAAGAGGGTGGCCATCGGTTCCACATGGGCCAGCTGCAGTGTTACGTCAAGCCAAA ACAAATTCGAAAGCCAGGTCGCTAACGGACACGCAAACAACATCCCACCCGCACCGCCTCCTCCCCCACTAGGCGGAAACCTCCCCCCACCGCCTCCCACACTTGGGGGAACTCTCCCCCCACCACCTCCCCAATTAGGTGGAGCCcttcccccaccacctccaccactAGGAGGAGCACTCCCCCCTGCGCCTCCCCCTCCACCAGCTCCGAACCTCAGCTTCccttgtcctcctcctcctcctcctcctcctcctctccaagCCAAATCTTCCCCCAAACCTTTCCACCAAATGCGACGTCTACCGACCAACTTCCCGCCGCCTCCCCCTGCCGAAGATGAccttccccctccccctccaccacCCGTCGATGACTCCCCGCCGGACTTTCtcccgccgcctcctccggcATCCAATTTTGGCTCGCTACCACCTCCTCCGCCACCCGTGAAGACCCTACCACATCCCCCGCCTAACTGGAAGACTCTaccgccgcctcctccgaGTTTGAAGACCACGAACCTGCCGCCACCACCTTCTGATCCAGGATTTTTACCACCTCCGCTCACCGGGGCGCCACCTCCGCCTCCACCACCGCCTCTTATAACGGCCTCCGCCGCCCCCCAAAAATCGCAGATGAGGCCTTCCGGGTCGGTGAAGAAGATGCCACCGCCTCCGCCTAAGAGGACTACACCTTCTCTTCCTGGgggtggaggtggaggagatGGAGGTGGTGGAGGTGACTTCATGTCCGAACTTATGCGGGCCATGCACAAGAAGCGTGACCCCATTAATTAA
- the LOC119139546 gene encoding claudin-11-like, with protein sequence MSPVCRQACGSLSSLGGWVCLIVAAATNDWVRTCDYSVATCVRMDELGSRGLWTECVIAPALYHCTALNQILNLPAHVQASRAMMVCACLLGLPAMLLVLTSTSCVRLPHDSAASKKRRARVGGSLILLMAVLGLASTVWFPVGVHQEKGLMSFGSSLYCGWAGVALCFLGGGVVLCCHGDVDPRAFARESSFFYSRQRRGGREGGGGASASMVDVPANHAKSAHV encoded by the exons atgtcTCCAGTGTGTCGGCAGGCGTGCGGCAGTTTGTCCAGCCTGGGGGGCTGGGTGTGCCTCATTGTCGCCGCGGCGACCAACGACTGGGTGCGCACCTGCGACTACAGCGTGGCGACCTGCGTCCGGATGGATGAGCTGGGGTCGCGCGGCCTCTGGACAGAGTGCGTGATCGCACCCGCGCTCTATCACTGCACCGCGCTCAACCAGATCCTCAATCTGCCCG CCCACGTACAGGCTTCCCGTGCCATGATGGTGTGCGCTTGCCTGTTGGGTCTTCCTGCCATGTTGTTGGTGCTCACGTCAACTTCCTGTGTGCGTCTGCCACACGACTCTGCCGCCAGCAAAAAGAGGCGGGCCCGGGTGGGCGGCAGCCTCATACTCCTCATGG cTGTGCTGGGCCTGGCCTCCACCGTGTGGTTCCCGGTAGGCGTCCATCAGGAAAAGGGTCTGATGTCCTTCGGCTCGTCGCTGTACTGCGGCTGGGCAGGAGTGGCACTCTGCTTCCTGGGCGGCGGTGTAGTcctctgttgccatggtgatgtAGATCCCCGCGCCTTCGCCAGGGAGAGCAGCTTCTTCTACTCCAGACAGCGAAGAGGAgggagagaaggaggaggaggagccagCGCCAGCATGGTGGATGTGCCTGCTAATCATGCCAAGAGCGCCCATGTGTGA
- the rpl22l1 gene encoding LOW QUALITY PROTEIN: 60S ribosomal protein L22-like 1 (The sequence of the model RefSeq protein was modified relative to this genomic sequence to represent the inferred CDS: deleted 1 base in 1 codon) codes for MAPIRQKKQFASKKSKRGPGWKFSLGPTHPVEDGIMDSANFESFLKEKIKVNGKTGNLGNVVSVARMKNKINVTSDKQFSKRYLKYLTKKYLKKNNLRDWLRVVASDKETYELRYFQISQDDEESEAED; via the exons ATGGCACCC atccgTCAAAAGAAGCAATTTGCcagcaaaaaaagcaaaaggggGCCTGGCTGGAAATTCAGTCTGGGACCT ACTCACCCTGTCGAGGATGGCATCATGGACTCCGCCAACTTT GAAAGCTTCTTGAAAGAGAAGATCAAGGTCAACGGCAAGACCGGCAATCTTGGGAACGTCGTGTCTGTCGCCCGCATGAAGAACAAAATCAACGTCACCTCTGACAAGCAGTTCTCCAAAAG GTATTTAAAGTACCTGACGAAGAAGTACCTGAAAAAGAACAACCTGCGTGATTGGCTGAGAGTGGTGGCCTCCGACAAGGAAACGTATGAGTTGCGCTACTTCCAGATTAGCCAAGATGACGAAGAGTCTGAAGCAGAAGACTAA
- the LOC119139554 gene encoding eukaryotic translation initiation factor 5A-1-like: protein MSDPELDFGTVESGASATYPMQCSALRKNGFVVLKGRPCKIVEMSTSKTGKHGHAKVNLTGIDIFTQKKYEDMCPSTHNMDVPSIKRLDYQLLNITENFMCLMADNGDIREDLRVPDNEVGKEIESKFEGGDEFLVTVMSAMGEECAVATKVLTNK, encoded by the exons atgtcagatccCGAGCTCGACTTCGGGACCGTCGAGTCCGGCGCCTCTGCTACGTACCCCATGCAGTGCTCGGCCCTGCGTAAGAACGGCTTTGTGGTGCTCAAGGGGCGTCCCTGCAAGATCGTAGAGATGTCCACATCCAAGACCGGAAAGCACGGCCACGCCAAG GTTAACCTGACTGGCATCGACATCTTCACTCAGAAGAAGTATGAAGACATGTGCCCCTCCACCCACAACATGGATGTCCCCTCTATCAAGAGGCTAGACTATCAG TTGCTCAACATCACCGAAAACTTCATGTGCTTGATGGCCGACAACGGCGACATCCGCGAGGACCTGCGCGTCCCCGACAACGAAGTCGGCAAGGAAATCGAGTCCAAGTTTGAGGGGGGCGACGAGTTTCTG GTCACCGTCATGTCTGCCATGGGGGAGGAATGCGCCGTGGCTACCAAGGTCCTGACCAACAAATAA